Proteins from a genomic interval of Streptomyces sp. NBC_00820:
- a CDS encoding DUF5324 family protein — MTRIESVRAATGSAKDSVLHAAEVVAPYADTAKERAAHYAQEARVRLAPVVSQAAEQARTQYDVRLAPRLEEARSHVPPKVDLAAQEAAVRTRKAARQAAKYSRPRIEYAMAATAPVRDEAAARGAAALAALRGHVSAEEIEHLARRNKRRGRASRVLKYVAVLGVLVGGAVVVWRWWDRQANPDWLVEPPAATEMPDADRLRSVDGTGSSALDPEVQAKQDEENGTGRDDTR; from the coding sequence GTGACCCGCATCGAAAGCGTGCGCGCCGCGACCGGCTCGGCGAAGGACAGCGTGCTGCACGCCGCGGAAGTGGTGGCGCCCTACGCCGACACGGCCAAGGAGCGTGCCGCGCACTACGCGCAGGAGGCACGTGTACGGCTCGCGCCCGTGGTCTCCCAGGCCGCGGAGCAGGCCCGTACGCAGTACGACGTCCGGCTCGCCCCGCGCCTGGAAGAGGCGCGTTCGCATGTGCCGCCGAAGGTGGACCTTGCCGCGCAGGAGGCCGCCGTCCGTACCCGTAAGGCTGCCCGACAGGCGGCCAAGTACTCCCGTCCGAGGATCGAGTACGCCATGGCGGCCACTGCTCCGGTGCGTGACGAGGCCGCGGCGCGGGGTGCTGCCGCGCTGGCCGCGCTGCGTGGCCATGTCTCGGCGGAGGAGATCGAGCACCTGGCCCGGCGGAACAAGCGCCGGGGCCGGGCGTCTCGTGTTCTGAAGTATGTGGCGGTGCTGGGGGTGCTCGTGGGTGGTGCCGTCGTGGTCTGGAGGTGGTGGGACAGGCAGGCCAATCCGGACTGGCTGGTGGAGCCGCCGGCCGCGACGGAGATGCCTGACGCGGACCGGCTGCGTTCGGTGGACGGGACCGGTTCGTCGGCGCTGGACCCGGAGGTGCAGGCGAAGCAGGACGAGGAGAACGGCACCGGCCGCGACGACACCAGGTGA
- a CDS encoding MFS transporter, with protein sequence MSVVDGVVVEGASLPGRQSDEGSGGRSTSRARLTSQARLTLVVLLVAQFMLAVDFSILNVALPVIGKGLGFSLSNLQWIGTAFALCAAGFTLLFGRVADLFGRRRLFLGGLAVLGLASLVGGLATGPGVLLVARVFQGLATAAVTPAGLSLLTTSFPEGPSRERALGLNGALMSAGFTTGAVLGGVLTDLLSWRWSFFINVPVAVAVLAVAPMVISESRPTERPRLDIPGALTVTLGLLAVVLGFARAGEQGWSDPVALGALAAGAVLLVVFFFVERVSSAPLVPVTVLRRRTVAVGNVAGILAFVTETSLVFLLTLYLQRVLGFSSLAAGLSLGVLGLGTVLGGVLAPRVIARTGTRVALVGGALVQAVATAALVALGTGPAGLALLLPAGFVGGVGNMLLIVGFMVTATGGLPDHEQGMAAGLATMSQQIGITLGTPVMSAVATGAMVTVTTHGILTGVRTAVAVDAVLVLVTALVAALFLRTAVE encoded by the coding sequence ATGTCTGTGGTCGATGGTGTGGTGGTGGAGGGGGCGTCGCTGCCGGGCCGGCAGTCGGACGAGGGTTCCGGTGGGCGGTCGACGTCGCGGGCGCGGTTGACGTCGCAGGCGCGGTTGACGCTGGTGGTGCTGCTGGTCGCGCAGTTCATGCTGGCGGTCGACTTCTCGATCCTGAACGTGGCTCTGCCGGTGATCGGGAAGGGGCTGGGTTTCTCCCTGTCGAACCTGCAGTGGATCGGGACGGCGTTCGCCTTGTGCGCGGCCGGGTTCACCCTGTTGTTCGGCCGGGTCGCGGATCTCTTCGGCCGTCGCCGGCTCTTTCTCGGGGGGCTGGCCGTCCTGGGGCTCGCCTCCCTCGTCGGAGGCCTGGCCACCGGTCCCGGAGTGCTGCTCGTCGCCCGTGTCTTCCAGGGTCTGGCCACGGCCGCCGTCACCCCTGCGGGCCTGTCGCTGCTCACCACGTCCTTCCCCGAGGGGCCATCGCGGGAGAGGGCGCTGGGGTTGAACGGTGCGCTGATGTCGGCCGGCTTCACCACCGGAGCGGTTCTCGGCGGTGTGCTGACGGACCTGTTGTCCTGGCGGTGGTCGTTCTTCATCAACGTGCCGGTCGCCGTTGCCGTCCTGGCCGTCGCTCCGATGGTGATCTCCGAGTCGCGGCCCACCGAGCGCCCTCGCCTGGACATCCCCGGTGCCCTCACCGTCACCTTGGGTCTGCTCGCCGTGGTCCTGGGTTTCGCGCGGGCCGGTGAGCAGGGCTGGAGCGATCCGGTCGCGTTGGGCGCTCTCGCGGCCGGGGCCGTGCTGCTGGTCGTCTTCTTCTTCGTCGAACGCGTGAGCTCCGCTCCGCTGGTCCCGGTGACCGTTCTGCGCCGGCGCACCGTCGCCGTCGGTAACGTCGCCGGGATCCTGGCCTTCGTCACCGAGACCTCGCTGGTCTTCCTGCTCACTCTCTATCTCCAGCGGGTGCTCGGCTTCTCCTCCCTCGCGGCCGGGCTGTCCCTCGGTGTCCTGGGTCTGGGCACCGTCCTGGGCGGTGTGCTCGCGCCCCGTGTCATCGCCCGCACCGGCACCCGGGTGGCCCTGGTCGGCGGTGCCCTGGTCCAGGCCGTCGCGACCGCCGCCCTTGTCGCCCTGGGCACCGGCCCCGCGGGCCTCGCCCTGCTGCTGCCCGCGGGCTTCGTCGGCGGTGTCGGCAACATGCTCCTGATCGTCGGCTTCATGGTCACCGCGACCGGCGGTCTGCCCGACCACGAGCAGGGCATGGCCGCCGGGCTCGCCACGATGAGCCAGCAGATCGGCATCACTCTGGGCACCCCTGTGATGAGTGCCGTCGCCACGGGCGCCATGGTGACGGTCACCACGCACGGCATCCTGACGGGCGTCCGCACGGCCGTCGCCGTGGACGCCGTCCTGGTGCTGGTCACCGCGCTCGTCGCCGCCCTCTTCCTCCGTACGGCCGTGGAGTGA
- a CDS encoding helix-turn-helix domain-containing protein — translation MTDFSELSDFLRSRRAALNPEDIGLPQLAQRRRVPGLRREEVALAAGLSVTHYTRLEQGRTHQVSDSVLTAIARTLRLTPDEHTHLMDLARPEAPGPRRTPAPRTHHADQGIRQLIDTFTETPALVLDRRNDILAWNAMGHLLLAMHLDIDAPSEPHTRPNLTRMLFLDERNRDLYPHWDDEAQLAVASLRLVAGRHPHDKQLAELVGDLIMNSDDFAGRWARHPVRTCVAGIKEIHHPLVGEMELSFQSLLVPGPSEQRLITYSARPGTTSEAGLRLLAATLQVPYDETARTTD, via the coding sequence ATGACCGACTTCTCCGAACTGAGCGACTTCCTGCGCAGCCGCCGAGCCGCCCTGAACCCCGAAGACATCGGTCTTCCCCAACTGGCACAGCGCCGCCGCGTACCAGGCCTGCGCCGCGAAGAGGTCGCCCTGGCCGCCGGCCTGAGCGTCACCCACTACACGCGCCTCGAACAGGGCCGCACCCACCAGGTCTCCGACTCCGTCCTCACCGCGATCGCCCGCACCCTGCGCCTGACCCCCGACGAGCACACCCACCTCATGGACCTGGCCCGACCGGAAGCCCCCGGCCCCCGCCGCACCCCGGCACCACGCACCCACCACGCCGACCAGGGCATCCGCCAGCTCATCGACACCTTCACCGAGACACCGGCCCTCGTCCTGGACCGGCGCAACGACATCCTCGCCTGGAACGCCATGGGCCATCTCCTGCTGGCCATGCACCTGGACATCGACGCGCCCAGCGAGCCCCACACCCGGCCGAACCTGACCCGCATGCTCTTCCTGGACGAGCGCAACCGCGATCTCTACCCGCACTGGGACGACGAGGCCCAGCTCGCGGTGGCCTCACTACGACTCGTAGCCGGCCGCCACCCCCACGACAAGCAGCTCGCCGAACTGGTCGGCGACCTCATCATGAACAGCGACGACTTCGCCGGCCGCTGGGCCCGCCACCCGGTCCGCACCTGCGTGGCAGGCATCAAGGAGATCCATCACCCACTGGTGGGCGAAATGGAGCTGTCCTTCCAGAGCCTCCTCGTCCCCGGACCGTCGGAGCAGCGCCTGATCACCTACTCCGCCCGGCCAGGAACGACATCCGAAGCCGGCCTGCGGCTCCTCGCCGCCACCCTCCAGGTGCCCTACGACGAGACGGCGCGCACTACCGACTGA
- a CDS encoding peptidylprolyl isomerase — protein sequence MAERLYATLKTNHGDIEIELFPHHAPGTVRNFVELAQGEREWKHPGTGAVSHDKLYDGTIFHRVISGFMIQAGDPVGTGLGDPGYQFPDEFHPDLSFNKPYLLAMANAGPGTNGSQFFITVSPTVWLNRKHTIFGEVSNQAGRKVVDTIAAVPTGRNDRPAADVVIESVVIEKRDGSAPTDRHES from the coding sequence GTGGCCGAGCGGCTTTACGCCACCCTCAAGACGAACCACGGCGACATCGAAATCGAGCTGTTCCCCCACCACGCGCCCGGCACGGTCAGGAACTTTGTCGAACTCGCCCAGGGCGAGCGCGAGTGGAAGCACCCCGGCACCGGCGCCGTGAGCCACGACAAGCTCTACGACGGAACGATCTTCCACCGGGTCATCAGCGGATTCATGATCCAGGCCGGCGACCCGGTCGGCACCGGCCTCGGCGACCCCGGCTACCAGTTCCCGGACGAGTTCCACCCCGACCTGTCCTTCAACAAGCCCTACCTCCTCGCCATGGCCAACGCCGGCCCGGGCACCAACGGATCGCAGTTCTTCATCACGGTCTCCCCGACCGTCTGGCTCAACCGCAAGCACACCATCTTCGGCGAGGTCTCCAACCAGGCCGGCCGGAAGGTCGTCGACACCATCGCCGCCGTCCCCACCGGCCGCAACGACCGCCCCGCCGCCGACGTCGTGATCGAGTCCGTCGTCATCGAGAAGC
- a CDS encoding SDR family NAD(P)-dependent oxidoreductase produces the protein MDLQLKDKVVVVTGASKGIGLALVDAFAREGAHVIAGSRSITTGLEELQERYGVIAVPADLSTAAGPDALVARAVDRYGTVDVLVNNLGAATPRPSFLDIDDAEWQRIFDLTLFSAVRASRAALPHLLDAGGGAIINISSINARLPFPAVVDYSAAKAGLASLTKSLSEEFAPRGVRVNAIAPGPVRTPFWTAPGGFADAAAAQAGTTPQEAMDVVVPQSMGISTGRVTEAHEVADLALFLASPLAGNITGAEFTIDGGQVKTL, from the coding sequence ATGGATCTTCAGCTCAAGGACAAGGTCGTCGTCGTCACCGGTGCGAGCAAGGGCATCGGCCTCGCCCTGGTCGACGCGTTCGCCAGGGAAGGCGCGCACGTCATCGCCGGGAGCCGGAGCATCACCACCGGGCTCGAAGAACTCCAGGAGAGATACGGCGTCATCGCCGTCCCGGCCGACCTGTCCACCGCGGCGGGGCCCGACGCGCTCGTCGCGCGCGCGGTGGACCGGTACGGCACGGTCGACGTCCTGGTCAACAACCTGGGTGCCGCGACGCCCCGTCCGAGCTTCCTGGACATCGACGACGCCGAGTGGCAGCGGATCTTCGACCTGACCCTGTTCAGCGCGGTCCGGGCCAGCCGCGCGGCCCTTCCCCACCTGCTGGACGCCGGCGGAGGCGCCATCATCAACATCAGCTCCATCAACGCGCGCCTGCCCTTCCCCGCGGTCGTCGACTACTCCGCGGCCAAGGCCGGGCTGGCCAGCCTGACCAAGTCGCTGTCCGAGGAGTTCGCACCGCGAGGCGTCCGGGTCAACGCCATCGCCCCGGGACCGGTCCGCACCCCCTTCTGGACCGCACCGGGCGGCTTCGCCGATGCCGCGGCGGCCCAGGCCGGCACCACCCCACAGGAAGCCATGGACGTCGTCGTGCCCCAGAGCATGGGCATCTCCACCGGACGGGTCACCGAGGCCCACGAAGTCGCCGACCTCGCGCTCTTCCTCGCCTCACCGCTCGCCGGCAACATCACCGGAGCCGAGTTCACCATCGACGGCGGCCAGGTCAAGACACTCTGA